The nucleotide sequence CATACAAACAAATCAAAACTTATGTTATTGTTCCAATCAAAACTCGCATATGAAAACACACTTATTAATTTTGGAATATTAATGTAAAAGGCCAAGGCTAAAGAAATTACTCCTGATACAAACCCCAGAAAAAATGATGTACATTTGTATATTAATCGAAACTTAAACAGCCTTGAAAAATTCTCTATATTCTGTAGATTACCTATCACCCAGCGTCTCCTCTGCATAAAATGATCTTTGATGTTAAGGGGAGGTTGTTCCAAGAGAATTCCTCCATGCCAGCCCATTGAGTTCCTACCATATTTCTTATACAATTCGTATCCAAATCTTTGGTCCTCAGCCAAAATCGGTCCAAATTCCCACCCAATTTTGTCCTCAACGTCTGATCGAACGAGCAGATTACTCCCGTGCATATGTATTGGCGGAGGATTATGCATATGAGTGACACATTCAAAACAACCGAAAGCTCTCATAGATTCTGCCAGAGCAGTAATCCTATTAGCTTTTTCAAATTTTAGAGGATAAAATATTGGACCCTCACTTGCTATTCCCTTCTTTTCTCGTATAAATTTCAAAATAGAGAGAATGGTTTGTGGTACAACATAACTCTCATCATCCATATGAAAAATCCAATGGTCTGAATTCTGCTTTTTTAGTTTTCTCCTTGACTCTACTGCGAATTGCAAGGCTCGAGCTTTCTTGATGGCATTAGGTGAAAAGCTCTTTTCTACGCAAAGTACCTTACAAGGCATGAATTCCAATGTTTCAGTATCTTTAAGATCCTCAGTTACGACTAAAATCTCGTACTTTGAATATTTTGTGGATTTACAAGAGTCAACAATTGAATGGATTCCACGTTTTACAACGCTAGTCTTCGTAGCAGATTTGGTAGTAATTTGGAATATAATTTTTGGATCATTGGGGATTCTCCTAAGATCCTTTTCTATAAATTGTTTATTGTTCCTGACAAACCTATAGAATAATTTAACGGCGTTAGGTATAAAGAGTATCCAAAGAATCATAGCTATCATTAAAGCAGGATTGTCAATCAATTAAATAACTAATATTATTATTATATAATAATTTAATCGTTTTTCTTACGCAGAATATCATGAAACTAGACTCAAAGTCATAGTAATATTATCAATAAGATAGATATACTTAATTTTTTGAAAAAATATAAATAATAACTGTTATAAGTAATAAAGGATTGAATATAGCTTTATGCATCCAGAAGGCAAGGTAGAAAATTCAAAGCCACTCGTATGTGAATTTTGTAAAAGTGATTCTGTTATTTTTGATAACGCATCTTTTGAATATGTATGCTCCGCTTGCGGGTGTGTATCAAGCCAGGACCCAAATACTGACTCGATGGCAAGCTTCAGAAATAATTCGGGATATAACGACAGGACGAGAACAGGTATGCCTGAATCACTTGCAATCCATAACAAGGGGCTTTCAACACTAATTGGAATCGGGGATACTGATGCAAGAGGGAAAGCATTGGATTCCTCTCAAAAAAATAATATCCAAAGATTAAGGACTTGGAATAATAGAGCTCAACTTAATGACTCTGTTTCTAGGAATTTAGAAAAAGCATTAAAACTATTGAATAACTTTGGAGATAAATTATATCTCAGTCAGGCTGTGATAGAAGGTGCAGCTTACATATACAGAAAGGCAG is from Candidatus Nitrosocosmicus arcticus and encodes:
- a CDS encoding glycosyltransferase family 2 protein, which translates into the protein MIDNPALMIAMILWILFIPNAVKLFYRFVRNNKQFIEKDLRRIPNDPKIIFQITTKSATKTSVVKRGIHSIVDSCKSTKYSKYEILVVTEDLKDTETLEFMPCKVLCVEKSFSPNAIKKARALQFAVESRRKLKKQNSDHWIFHMDDESYVVPQTILSILKFIREKKGIASEGPIFYPLKFEKANRITALAESMRAFGCFECVTHMHNPPPIHMHGSNLLVRSDVEDKIGWEFGPILAEDQRFGYELYKKYGRNSMGWHGGILLEQPPLNIKDHFMQRRRWVIGNLQNIENFSRLFKFRLIYKCTSFFLGFVSGVISLALAFYINIPKLISVFSYASFDWNNNISFDLFVWFDRIMHINSSYNEILRPLFDIQVFDSTLALILLFSSTVWLLSYQVGLFLNLKYTRIGRLKRIFLHIQTLILAPFLGLLESFPAFYSVIEYYFYKLLRHNKLKSYDFYVIKK
- a CDS encoding transcription initiation factor IIB, with the protein product MHPEGKVENSKPLVCEFCKSDSVIFDNASFEYVCSACGCVSSQDPNTDSMASFRNNSGYNDRTRTGMPESLAIHNKGLSTLIGIGDTDARGKALDSSQKNNIQRLRTWNNRAQLNDSVSRNLEKALKLLNNFGDKLYLSQAVIEGAAYIYRKAAIKKLAKGRSTLGLVGAALYAACRETATPKTITDIATACNITTKDIMSHYKLILKELSLQMPVLRGPDYVTLICNRLQLSEKTKREALRIFSLVQQNRISIGKNPRALAGSIIYLASQNCNEFLRQVEICQVAEISTVSLRKRCKEIKLKTEL